One stretch of Falco naumanni isolate bFalNau1 chromosome 7, bFalNau1.pat, whole genome shotgun sequence DNA includes these proteins:
- the ANGEL1 gene encoding protein angel homolog 1 isoform X3 yields MIGTVLCYVLLPAARLLRALRDAFFTCRKNVLLAKSTSTQIEGVFAATRGSSVPEEQEALLQQWLEEGAGNLPDSESVPAVGKVSVTLTSDWLEGSELLMTSLSDLSSAPEVTQCPGQQLTELHGLASSEPQDDAVTELAKSPAEEAVAVKGSAPWATVVPQTDHQIAGCAAIGVEVQNEDPAVLAWSLACDAKPVPVEPPAWPVQDTVQFCPLPTEVPYHEILWRDWEDLSVQPCMLEQVSKNTSLFEFRVMSYNILAQDLVEQGFELYLHCHPDILNWNYRLPNLLQEIQHWDPDVLCLQEVQENHYCEQLEPTFKEMGFACVYKRRTGTKTDGCAVCYKHSRFQLISLSPIEYFRPGLDVLNRDNVGLVLLLQPLLPEGLDLKAVSPLCVANTHVLFNPRRGDIKLAQMALLLAEIDKVARTAEGSHYPVILCGDLNSVPDSPLYKFIRNGELSYHGMPAWKVSGQEDFSQQWHSRKLLTPLWPSSLGVTDNCQYVTLCQPKKPGRRKYSRDFLLQFRFCDVACERPPQLDLLEGVTDAKPDRPANWPKPAAMVKDPDPQPFVPRSSGVIQHGLKLTSVYSHFLPQKGRPEVTTMPMGLGATVDYIFYSAEPVENGNSGGRRLYKDGALKLLGRLSLLSEDVLLLANGLPNPFCSSDHLCLLASFGLEISSLREGCQ; encoded by the exons ATGATCGGCACCGTGCTCTGCTACGTGCTGCTGCCGGCGGCGCGGCTCCTCCGGGCCCTCCGAG ATGCTTTCTTTACCTGTCGAAAGAATGTGCTTCTGGCGAAGAGCACGTCCACCCAGATAGAAGGTGTCTTTGCTGCGACCAGAGGAAGTTCAGTCCCAGAAGAACAAGAAGCTCTTCTCCAGCAGtggctggaggaaggagcagggaaCTTACCAGACAGTGAGAGTGTTCCGGCAGTGGGGAAAGTATCAGTTACGCTCACTAGTGACTGGTTAGAAGGTTCAGAGCTATTGATGACTAGCCTCAGTGACCTGAGTTCAGCTCCAGAAGTCACGCAGTGCCCTGGTCAGCAGCTCACAGAGCTACACGGCTTGGCTTCTTCAGAACCGCAAGATGATGCAGTGACTGAACTGGCAAAATCACCAGCAGAGGAAGCAGTGGCTGTAAAAGGCAGCGCCCCTTGGGCGACTGTGGTGCCACAGACGGATCACCAGAtagctggctgtgctgctaTCGGTGTAGAAGTGCAGAATGAAgacccagctgtgctggcctGGAGTTTAGCATGTGATGCAAAGCCAGTGCCAGTGgagcccccagcctggcccgTTCAGGATACAGTACAATTTTGTCCTCTCCCGACAGAGGTACCCTACCATG AGATTTTATGGAGAGACTGGGAAGATCTTTCTGTCCAGCCCTGTATGCTAGAGCAGGTCTCGAAAAACACTTCTCTCTTCGAATTTCGAGTCATGTCTTACAACATCCTTGCTCAGGACCTGGTGGAGCAGGGCTTTGAACTCTACTTACACTGTCATCCAGACATCCTGAACTGGAACTACCGCCTTCCCAATCTTTTGCAGGAGATCCAGCACTGGGATCCTGAT GTTCTGTGTCTCCAGGAGGTGCAAGAGAACCATTACTGTGAGCAGCTGGAACCGACGTTCAAGGAGATGG GCTTTGCGTGCGTCTATAAACGGAGAACTGGGACGAAGACAGATGGCTGTGCAGTGTGCTATAAGCACAGCAGGTTCCAGCTGATCAGCCTCAGCCCCATAGAATACTTCCGCCCTGGCCTAGATGTCCTCAATCGGGATAACGTGGGCTTGGTGCTGCTGCTACAGCCTCTGCTTCCAGAGGGCCTAGATCTGAAGGCAGTCAGTCCTTTGTGTGTGGCCAACACTCATGTTTTGTTCAATCCCCGGCGGGGAGATATCAAACTGGCCCAGATGGCCTTGCTTCTAGCAGAGATTGACAAGGTTGCAAGAACTGCTGAAGGCAGCCACTATCCTGTCATCTTATGTGGAGACCTGAACTCTGTACCTGATTCTCCACTCTACAAATTCATCCGGAACGGTGAACTTTCCTACCATGGGATGCCAGCCTGGAAG GTGTCTGGTCAGGAAGACTTTTCCCAACAGTGGCATTCACGGAAACTGCTGACTCCACTATGGCCAAGCTCACTGGGTGTAACAGACAACTGCCAATATGTCACCCTGTGCCAGCCAAAGAAACCAG gCAGACGTAAGTACAGCCGGGACTTCTTGCTCCAGTTTCGTTTCTGTGATGTTGCTTGTGAACGACCACCACAGCTGGACCTCTTGGAAGGTGTGACAGATGCTAAACCAG ACCGCCCTGCAAACTGGCCCAAGCCTGCTGCCATGGTGAAAGACCCTGATCCCCAGCCGTTTGTCCCAAG GTCTTCAGGTGTTATCCAGCACGGCCTCAAGCTGACTTCTGTCTACAGCCACTTCCTGCCACAGAAGGGACGCCCAGAGGTCACCACGATGCCCATGGGGCTTGGAGCCACTGTTGATTATATCTTCTACTCAGCAGAGCCTGTGGAGAATGGGAACAGTGGAG GTCGAAGGCTGTACAAGGATGGAGCCCTGAAGCTGCTTGGCcgcctttcccttctctctgaAGATGTCCTGTTGCTGGCAAATGGCTTACCAAATCCTTTTTGCTCATCTGATCATCTCTGCCTGTTGGCTAGCTTTGGCTTGGAGATCTCCAGCCTCAGAGAGG
- the ANGEL1 gene encoding protein angel homolog 1 isoform X5 gives MLEQVSKNTSLFEFRVMSYNILAQDLVEQGFELYLHCHPDILNWNYRLPNLLQEIQHWDPDVLCLQEVQENHYCEQLEPTFKEMGFACVYKRRTGTKTDGCAVCYKHSRFQLISLSPIEYFRPGLDVLNRDNVGLVLLLQPLLPEGLDLKAVSPLCVANTHVLFNPRRGDIKLAQMALLLAEIDKVARTAEGSHYPVILCGDLNSVPDSPLYKFIRNGELSYHGMPAWKVSGQEDFSQQWHSRKLLTPLWPSSLGVTDNCQYVTLCQPKKPGRRKYSRDFLLQFRFCDVACERPPQLDLLEGVTDAKPDRPANWPKPAAMVKDPDPQPFVPRSSGVIQHGLKLTSVYSHFLPQKGRPEVTTMPMGLGATVDYIFYSAEPVENGNSGGRRLYKDGALKLLGRLSLLSEDVLLLANGLPNPFCSSDHLCLLASFGLEISSLREACQGSDSQPVASSCTRLKFMLLPSSGASHV, from the exons ATGCTAGAGCAGGTCTCGAAAAACACTTCTCTCTTCGAATTTCGAGTCATGTCTTACAACATCCTTGCTCAGGACCTGGTGGAGCAGGGCTTTGAACTCTACTTACACTGTCATCCAGACATCCTGAACTGGAACTACCGCCTTCCCAATCTTTTGCAGGAGATCCAGCACTGGGATCCTGAT GTTCTGTGTCTCCAGGAGGTGCAAGAGAACCATTACTGTGAGCAGCTGGAACCGACGTTCAAGGAGATGG GCTTTGCGTGCGTCTATAAACGGAGAACTGGGACGAAGACAGATGGCTGTGCAGTGTGCTATAAGCACAGCAGGTTCCAGCTGATCAGCCTCAGCCCCATAGAATACTTCCGCCCTGGCCTAGATGTCCTCAATCGGGATAACGTGGGCTTGGTGCTGCTGCTACAGCCTCTGCTTCCAGAGGGCCTAGATCTGAAGGCAGTCAGTCCTTTGTGTGTGGCCAACACTCATGTTTTGTTCAATCCCCGGCGGGGAGATATCAAACTGGCCCAGATGGCCTTGCTTCTAGCAGAGATTGACAAGGTTGCAAGAACTGCTGAAGGCAGCCACTATCCTGTCATCTTATGTGGAGACCTGAACTCTGTACCTGATTCTCCACTCTACAAATTCATCCGGAACGGTGAACTTTCCTACCATGGGATGCCAGCCTGGAAG GTGTCTGGTCAGGAAGACTTTTCCCAACAGTGGCATTCACGGAAACTGCTGACTCCACTATGGCCAAGCTCACTGGGTGTAACAGACAACTGCCAATATGTCACCCTGTGCCAGCCAAAGAAACCAG gCAGACGTAAGTACAGCCGGGACTTCTTGCTCCAGTTTCGTTTCTGTGATGTTGCTTGTGAACGACCACCACAGCTGGACCTCTTGGAAGGTGTGACAGATGCTAAACCAG ACCGCCCTGCAAACTGGCCCAAGCCTGCTGCCATGGTGAAAGACCCTGATCCCCAGCCGTTTGTCCCAAG GTCTTCAGGTGTTATCCAGCACGGCCTCAAGCTGACTTCTGTCTACAGCCACTTCCTGCCACAGAAGGGACGCCCAGAGGTCACCACGATGCCCATGGGGCTTGGAGCCACTGTTGATTATATCTTCTACTCAGCAGAGCCTGTGGAGAATGGGAACAGTGGAG GTCGAAGGCTGTACAAGGATGGAGCCCTGAAGCTGCTTGGCcgcctttcccttctctctgaAGATGTCCTGTTGCTGGCAAATGGCTTACCAAATCCTTTTTGCTCATCTGATCATCTCTGCCTGTTGGCTAGCTTTGGCTTGGAGATCTCCAGCCTCAGAGAGG CCTGCCAGGGGTCAGATAGCCAACCTGTGGCATCCTCCTGCACCAGACTGAAGTTCATGCTACTGCCTTCTTCTGGAGCCAGCCATGTTTAG
- the ANGEL1 gene encoding protein angel homolog 1 isoform X1: MIGTVLCYVLLPAARLLRALRDAFFTCRKNVLLAKSTSTQIEGVFAATRGSSVPEEQEALLQQWLEEGAGNLPDSESVPAVGKVSVTLTSDWLEGSELLMTSLSDLSSAPEVTQCPGQQLTELHGLASSEPQDDAVTELAKSPAEEAVAVKGSAPWATVVPQTDHQIAGCAAIGVEVQNEDPAVLAWSLACDAKPVPVEPPAWPVQDTVQFCPLPTEVPYHEILWRDWEDLSVQPCMLEQVSKNTSLFEFRVMSYNILAQDLVEQGFELYLHCHPDILNWNYRLPNLLQEIQHWDPDVLCLQEVQENHYCEQLEPTFKEMGFACVYKRRTGTKTDGCAVCYKHSRFQLISLSPIEYFRPGLDVLNRDNVGLVLLLQPLLPEGLDLKAVSPLCVANTHVLFNPRRGDIKLAQMALLLAEIDKVARTAEGSHYPVILCGDLNSVPDSPLYKFIRNGELSYHGMPAWKVSGQEDFSQQWHSRKLLTPLWPSSLGVTDNCQYVTLCQPKKPGRRKYSRDFLLQFRFCDVACERPPQLDLLEGVTDAKPDRPANWPKPAAMVKDPDPQPFVPRSSGVIQHGLKLTSVYSHFLPQKGRPEVTTMPMGLGATVDYIFYSAEPVENGNSGGRRLYKDGALKLLGRLSLLSEDVLLLANGLPNPFCSSDHLCLLASFGLEISSLREACQGSDSQPVASSCTRLKFMLLPSSGASHV; encoded by the exons ATGATCGGCACCGTGCTCTGCTACGTGCTGCTGCCGGCGGCGCGGCTCCTCCGGGCCCTCCGAG ATGCTTTCTTTACCTGTCGAAAGAATGTGCTTCTGGCGAAGAGCACGTCCACCCAGATAGAAGGTGTCTTTGCTGCGACCAGAGGAAGTTCAGTCCCAGAAGAACAAGAAGCTCTTCTCCAGCAGtggctggaggaaggagcagggaaCTTACCAGACAGTGAGAGTGTTCCGGCAGTGGGGAAAGTATCAGTTACGCTCACTAGTGACTGGTTAGAAGGTTCAGAGCTATTGATGACTAGCCTCAGTGACCTGAGTTCAGCTCCAGAAGTCACGCAGTGCCCTGGTCAGCAGCTCACAGAGCTACACGGCTTGGCTTCTTCAGAACCGCAAGATGATGCAGTGACTGAACTGGCAAAATCACCAGCAGAGGAAGCAGTGGCTGTAAAAGGCAGCGCCCCTTGGGCGACTGTGGTGCCACAGACGGATCACCAGAtagctggctgtgctgctaTCGGTGTAGAAGTGCAGAATGAAgacccagctgtgctggcctGGAGTTTAGCATGTGATGCAAAGCCAGTGCCAGTGgagcccccagcctggcccgTTCAGGATACAGTACAATTTTGTCCTCTCCCGACAGAGGTACCCTACCATG AGATTTTATGGAGAGACTGGGAAGATCTTTCTGTCCAGCCCTGTATGCTAGAGCAGGTCTCGAAAAACACTTCTCTCTTCGAATTTCGAGTCATGTCTTACAACATCCTTGCTCAGGACCTGGTGGAGCAGGGCTTTGAACTCTACTTACACTGTCATCCAGACATCCTGAACTGGAACTACCGCCTTCCCAATCTTTTGCAGGAGATCCAGCACTGGGATCCTGAT GTTCTGTGTCTCCAGGAGGTGCAAGAGAACCATTACTGTGAGCAGCTGGAACCGACGTTCAAGGAGATGG GCTTTGCGTGCGTCTATAAACGGAGAACTGGGACGAAGACAGATGGCTGTGCAGTGTGCTATAAGCACAGCAGGTTCCAGCTGATCAGCCTCAGCCCCATAGAATACTTCCGCCCTGGCCTAGATGTCCTCAATCGGGATAACGTGGGCTTGGTGCTGCTGCTACAGCCTCTGCTTCCAGAGGGCCTAGATCTGAAGGCAGTCAGTCCTTTGTGTGTGGCCAACACTCATGTTTTGTTCAATCCCCGGCGGGGAGATATCAAACTGGCCCAGATGGCCTTGCTTCTAGCAGAGATTGACAAGGTTGCAAGAACTGCTGAAGGCAGCCACTATCCTGTCATCTTATGTGGAGACCTGAACTCTGTACCTGATTCTCCACTCTACAAATTCATCCGGAACGGTGAACTTTCCTACCATGGGATGCCAGCCTGGAAG GTGTCTGGTCAGGAAGACTTTTCCCAACAGTGGCATTCACGGAAACTGCTGACTCCACTATGGCCAAGCTCACTGGGTGTAACAGACAACTGCCAATATGTCACCCTGTGCCAGCCAAAGAAACCAG gCAGACGTAAGTACAGCCGGGACTTCTTGCTCCAGTTTCGTTTCTGTGATGTTGCTTGTGAACGACCACCACAGCTGGACCTCTTGGAAGGTGTGACAGATGCTAAACCAG ACCGCCCTGCAAACTGGCCCAAGCCTGCTGCCATGGTGAAAGACCCTGATCCCCAGCCGTTTGTCCCAAG GTCTTCAGGTGTTATCCAGCACGGCCTCAAGCTGACTTCTGTCTACAGCCACTTCCTGCCACAGAAGGGACGCCCAGAGGTCACCACGATGCCCATGGGGCTTGGAGCCACTGTTGATTATATCTTCTACTCAGCAGAGCCTGTGGAGAATGGGAACAGTGGAG GTCGAAGGCTGTACAAGGATGGAGCCCTGAAGCTGCTTGGCcgcctttcccttctctctgaAGATGTCCTGTTGCTGGCAAATGGCTTACCAAATCCTTTTTGCTCATCTGATCATCTCTGCCTGTTGGCTAGCTTTGGCTTGGAGATCTCCAGCCTCAGAGAGG CCTGCCAGGGGTCAGATAGCCAACCTGTGGCATCCTCCTGCACCAGACTGAAGTTCATGCTACTGCCTTCTTCTGGAGCCAGCCATGTTTAG
- the ANGEL1 gene encoding protein angel homolog 1 isoform X2 — MADAFFTCRKNVLLAKSTSTQIEGVFAATRGSSVPEEQEALLQQWLEEGAGNLPDSESVPAVGKVSVTLTSDWLEGSELLMTSLSDLSSAPEVTQCPGQQLTELHGLASSEPQDDAVTELAKSPAEEAVAVKGSAPWATVVPQTDHQIAGCAAIGVEVQNEDPAVLAWSLACDAKPVPVEPPAWPVQDTVQFCPLPTEVPYHEILWRDWEDLSVQPCMLEQVSKNTSLFEFRVMSYNILAQDLVEQGFELYLHCHPDILNWNYRLPNLLQEIQHWDPDVLCLQEVQENHYCEQLEPTFKEMGFACVYKRRTGTKTDGCAVCYKHSRFQLISLSPIEYFRPGLDVLNRDNVGLVLLLQPLLPEGLDLKAVSPLCVANTHVLFNPRRGDIKLAQMALLLAEIDKVARTAEGSHYPVILCGDLNSVPDSPLYKFIRNGELSYHGMPAWKVSGQEDFSQQWHSRKLLTPLWPSSLGVTDNCQYVTLCQPKKPGRRKYSRDFLLQFRFCDVACERPPQLDLLEGVTDAKPDRPANWPKPAAMVKDPDPQPFVPRSSGVIQHGLKLTSVYSHFLPQKGRPEVTTMPMGLGATVDYIFYSAEPVENGNSGGRRLYKDGALKLLGRLSLLSEDVLLLANGLPNPFCSSDHLCLLASFGLEISSLREACQGSDSQPVASSCTRLKFMLLPSSGASHV, encoded by the exons ATGGCGG ATGCTTTCTTTACCTGTCGAAAGAATGTGCTTCTGGCGAAGAGCACGTCCACCCAGATAGAAGGTGTCTTTGCTGCGACCAGAGGAAGTTCAGTCCCAGAAGAACAAGAAGCTCTTCTCCAGCAGtggctggaggaaggagcagggaaCTTACCAGACAGTGAGAGTGTTCCGGCAGTGGGGAAAGTATCAGTTACGCTCACTAGTGACTGGTTAGAAGGTTCAGAGCTATTGATGACTAGCCTCAGTGACCTGAGTTCAGCTCCAGAAGTCACGCAGTGCCCTGGTCAGCAGCTCACAGAGCTACACGGCTTGGCTTCTTCAGAACCGCAAGATGATGCAGTGACTGAACTGGCAAAATCACCAGCAGAGGAAGCAGTGGCTGTAAAAGGCAGCGCCCCTTGGGCGACTGTGGTGCCACAGACGGATCACCAGAtagctggctgtgctgctaTCGGTGTAGAAGTGCAGAATGAAgacccagctgtgctggcctGGAGTTTAGCATGTGATGCAAAGCCAGTGCCAGTGgagcccccagcctggcccgTTCAGGATACAGTACAATTTTGTCCTCTCCCGACAGAGGTACCCTACCATG AGATTTTATGGAGAGACTGGGAAGATCTTTCTGTCCAGCCCTGTATGCTAGAGCAGGTCTCGAAAAACACTTCTCTCTTCGAATTTCGAGTCATGTCTTACAACATCCTTGCTCAGGACCTGGTGGAGCAGGGCTTTGAACTCTACTTACACTGTCATCCAGACATCCTGAACTGGAACTACCGCCTTCCCAATCTTTTGCAGGAGATCCAGCACTGGGATCCTGAT GTTCTGTGTCTCCAGGAGGTGCAAGAGAACCATTACTGTGAGCAGCTGGAACCGACGTTCAAGGAGATGG GCTTTGCGTGCGTCTATAAACGGAGAACTGGGACGAAGACAGATGGCTGTGCAGTGTGCTATAAGCACAGCAGGTTCCAGCTGATCAGCCTCAGCCCCATAGAATACTTCCGCCCTGGCCTAGATGTCCTCAATCGGGATAACGTGGGCTTGGTGCTGCTGCTACAGCCTCTGCTTCCAGAGGGCCTAGATCTGAAGGCAGTCAGTCCTTTGTGTGTGGCCAACACTCATGTTTTGTTCAATCCCCGGCGGGGAGATATCAAACTGGCCCAGATGGCCTTGCTTCTAGCAGAGATTGACAAGGTTGCAAGAACTGCTGAAGGCAGCCACTATCCTGTCATCTTATGTGGAGACCTGAACTCTGTACCTGATTCTCCACTCTACAAATTCATCCGGAACGGTGAACTTTCCTACCATGGGATGCCAGCCTGGAAG GTGTCTGGTCAGGAAGACTTTTCCCAACAGTGGCATTCACGGAAACTGCTGACTCCACTATGGCCAAGCTCACTGGGTGTAACAGACAACTGCCAATATGTCACCCTGTGCCAGCCAAAGAAACCAG gCAGACGTAAGTACAGCCGGGACTTCTTGCTCCAGTTTCGTTTCTGTGATGTTGCTTGTGAACGACCACCACAGCTGGACCTCTTGGAAGGTGTGACAGATGCTAAACCAG ACCGCCCTGCAAACTGGCCCAAGCCTGCTGCCATGGTGAAAGACCCTGATCCCCAGCCGTTTGTCCCAAG GTCTTCAGGTGTTATCCAGCACGGCCTCAAGCTGACTTCTGTCTACAGCCACTTCCTGCCACAGAAGGGACGCCCAGAGGTCACCACGATGCCCATGGGGCTTGGAGCCACTGTTGATTATATCTTCTACTCAGCAGAGCCTGTGGAGAATGGGAACAGTGGAG GTCGAAGGCTGTACAAGGATGGAGCCCTGAAGCTGCTTGGCcgcctttcccttctctctgaAGATGTCCTGTTGCTGGCAAATGGCTTACCAAATCCTTTTTGCTCATCTGATCATCTCTGCCTGTTGGCTAGCTTTGGCTTGGAGATCTCCAGCCTCAGAGAGG CCTGCCAGGGGTCAGATAGCCAACCTGTGGCATCCTCCTGCACCAGACTGAAGTTCATGCTACTGCCTTCTTCTGGAGCCAGCCATGTTTAG
- the ANGEL1 gene encoding protein angel homolog 1 isoform X4 has protein sequence MIGTVLCYVLLPAARLLRALRDAFFTCRKNVLLAKSTSTQIEGVFAATRGSSVPEEQEALLQQWLEEGAGNLPDSESVPAVGKVSVTLTSDWLEGSELLMTSLSDLSSAPEVTQCPGQQLTELHGLASSEPQDDAVTELAKSPAEEAVAVKGSAPWATVVPQTDHQIAGCAAIGVEVQNEDPAVLAWSLACDAKPVPVEPPAWPVQDTVQFCPLPTEVPYHEILWRDWEDLSVQPCMLEQVSKNTSLFEFRVMSYNILAQDLVEQGFELYLHCHPDILNWNYRLPNLLQEIQHWDPDVLCLQEVQENHYCEQLEPTFKEMGFACVYKRRTGTKTDGCAVCYKHSRFQLISLSPIEYFRPGLDVLNRDNVGLVLLLQPLLPEGLDLKAVSPLCVANTHVLFNPRRGDIKLAQMALLLAEIDKVARTAEGSHYPVILCGDLNSVPDSPLYKFIRNGELSYHGMPAWKVSGQEDFSQQWHSRKLLTPLWPSSLGVTDNCQYVTLCQPKKPGRRKYSRDFLLQFRFCDVACERPPQLDLLEGVTDAKPDRPANWPKPAAMVKDPDPQPFVPSGSSCAGLQVLSSTASS, from the exons ATGATCGGCACCGTGCTCTGCTACGTGCTGCTGCCGGCGGCGCGGCTCCTCCGGGCCCTCCGAG ATGCTTTCTTTACCTGTCGAAAGAATGTGCTTCTGGCGAAGAGCACGTCCACCCAGATAGAAGGTGTCTTTGCTGCGACCAGAGGAAGTTCAGTCCCAGAAGAACAAGAAGCTCTTCTCCAGCAGtggctggaggaaggagcagggaaCTTACCAGACAGTGAGAGTGTTCCGGCAGTGGGGAAAGTATCAGTTACGCTCACTAGTGACTGGTTAGAAGGTTCAGAGCTATTGATGACTAGCCTCAGTGACCTGAGTTCAGCTCCAGAAGTCACGCAGTGCCCTGGTCAGCAGCTCACAGAGCTACACGGCTTGGCTTCTTCAGAACCGCAAGATGATGCAGTGACTGAACTGGCAAAATCACCAGCAGAGGAAGCAGTGGCTGTAAAAGGCAGCGCCCCTTGGGCGACTGTGGTGCCACAGACGGATCACCAGAtagctggctgtgctgctaTCGGTGTAGAAGTGCAGAATGAAgacccagctgtgctggcctGGAGTTTAGCATGTGATGCAAAGCCAGTGCCAGTGgagcccccagcctggcccgTTCAGGATACAGTACAATTTTGTCCTCTCCCGACAGAGGTACCCTACCATG AGATTTTATGGAGAGACTGGGAAGATCTTTCTGTCCAGCCCTGTATGCTAGAGCAGGTCTCGAAAAACACTTCTCTCTTCGAATTTCGAGTCATGTCTTACAACATCCTTGCTCAGGACCTGGTGGAGCAGGGCTTTGAACTCTACTTACACTGTCATCCAGACATCCTGAACTGGAACTACCGCCTTCCCAATCTTTTGCAGGAGATCCAGCACTGGGATCCTGAT GTTCTGTGTCTCCAGGAGGTGCAAGAGAACCATTACTGTGAGCAGCTGGAACCGACGTTCAAGGAGATGG GCTTTGCGTGCGTCTATAAACGGAGAACTGGGACGAAGACAGATGGCTGTGCAGTGTGCTATAAGCACAGCAGGTTCCAGCTGATCAGCCTCAGCCCCATAGAATACTTCCGCCCTGGCCTAGATGTCCTCAATCGGGATAACGTGGGCTTGGTGCTGCTGCTACAGCCTCTGCTTCCAGAGGGCCTAGATCTGAAGGCAGTCAGTCCTTTGTGTGTGGCCAACACTCATGTTTTGTTCAATCCCCGGCGGGGAGATATCAAACTGGCCCAGATGGCCTTGCTTCTAGCAGAGATTGACAAGGTTGCAAGAACTGCTGAAGGCAGCCACTATCCTGTCATCTTATGTGGAGACCTGAACTCTGTACCTGATTCTCCACTCTACAAATTCATCCGGAACGGTGAACTTTCCTACCATGGGATGCCAGCCTGGAAG GTGTCTGGTCAGGAAGACTTTTCCCAACAGTGGCATTCACGGAAACTGCTGACTCCACTATGGCCAAGCTCACTGGGTGTAACAGACAACTGCCAATATGTCACCCTGTGCCAGCCAAAGAAACCAG gCAGACGTAAGTACAGCCGGGACTTCTTGCTCCAGTTTCGTTTCTGTGATGTTGCTTGTGAACGACCACCACAGCTGGACCTCTTGGAAGGTGTGACAGATGCTAAACCAG ACCGCCCTGCAAACTGGCCCAAGCCTGCTGCCATGGTGAAAGACCCTGATCCCCAGCCGTTTGTCCCAAG TGGCTCTTCATGTGCAGGTCTTCAGGTGTTATCCAGCACGGCCTCAAGCTGA